The genomic segment GGTTGAATTGGCGGCTTGTGAGTACGCCGTTACACCGACCCGTTGGCAGCTGCAGCAGTTTCCTGCCTCATTGCGTTCGAGATTCAGGGTGATTCATGAAGGCATCGATTGGGAGCGGTTGCAGCAACTCAGATTCATGTCCCAGAGAGCTCTTTCGATGCTCCCAGATTTCGAGGGGTGTGAGGTTGTGACGTATGTGAGCCGTGGGTTTGATGAATACCGTGGATTTCCGCAGGCGATGCGTTGCATAGAGCTGCTTCAAAAACAACGCCCAACTCTGCACGCTTTGATCGTTGGGGCCGATTGTGTGGCTTACGGATCCCCAAGAGCTGACGGGAGAAGCTGGGGGACATGGGCAAGGCAGGAGCTTCAACTCGCTCCTGATCGGACGCACTGGTTGGGATCGCTTCAAGAAGAGGCTTATCACGCAGTGCTCTCAGTCAGTGATGTTCATCTTTACCTCACGGTGCCCTTTGTTCTCAGCTGGAGTCTGCTGGAGGCTATGGCGGCCGGCTGCGCTGTAGTAGCGAGCGCTACGCCCCCCGTCGAGGAAGTCCTGCGTCATGGGCAATCAGGCCTTCTGGTGGATTTCTTCGATGCCAGTTTGCAGGCTGCCGCTGTCGTTCATCTTTTAGAGCAGCCTGACCTACGTACGGAGCTGAAGACGGAGGCGCAAAGGACTGCTCGGCTTTATTCATGTGAGGAAGGACACCGTCGCTGGTTGGAGCTTTTGGGTGTGGACACCCCTACAACCGTGTTTTAGGCCTAGCCAGATGGTGCTTCTGGCTATATAAGTAGGGTCCCAGTTTCCATGTGGTGCTGGGAACACGCCG from the Synechococcus sp. KORDI-100 genome contains:
- a CDS encoding glycosyltransferase, which encodes MIRTVRILISHTTYPSQFRRLISALTAQGHELIFVAGSSEWHAPAAPPGLKLIQYQTLRDQQYQGCHPWLQRFQDAIQEGQAVFDALIALRDNGWCPDWIINHVGWGNGLFLSDCFPDAKRIGLFEWFYNPEHSDVDFLESDLVSAATRQRLRIWNAQTLVELAACEYAVTPTRWQLQQFPASLRSRFRVIHEGIDWERLQQLRFMSQRALSMLPDFEGCEVVTYVSRGFDEYRGFPQAMRCIELLQKQRPTLHALIVGADCVAYGSPRADGRSWGTWARQELQLAPDRTHWLGSLQEEAYHAVLSVSDVHLYLTVPFVLSWSLLEAMAAGCAVVASATPPVEEVLRHGQSGLLVDFFDASLQAAAVVHLLEQPDLRTELKTEAQRTARLYSCEEGHRRWLELLGVDTPTTVF